Proteins from a single region of Theobroma cacao cultivar B97-61/B2 chromosome 10, Criollo_cocoa_genome_V2, whole genome shotgun sequence:
- the LOC18585780 gene encoding uncharacterized protein LOC18585780, translating to MEINSFTFLNPEDYYNTGSSWFQELDNGFNKKRKKEDESGDGGGNGFFQEGELNKKGYGDILASLLLLEEEAKQEQDQWTTESQQDKALFEFNHKRKVQAMNEYYNQLQQHYSEADHLDGLTAKRARKSASAMAATVAATSTAAGNDNVNVSNETGSGSGQQRRLWVKDRSKDWWDRCNHPDFPEEEFRKAFRMSKATFEMICQELEPAVTKKNTMLRDAIPVRQRVAVCIWRLATGEPLRLVSKRFGLGISTCHKLVLEVCSAIKSVMMPKHIQWPDDRKMKEIKQEFESTSGIPNIGGSIYTTHVPIIAPKVNVAAYFNRRHTERNQKTSYSITVQGVVDQKGIFTDVCIGWPGSMPDDKVLENSALYQRANKGVLKDVWIVGNSGYPLMDWVLVPYTHQNLTWAQHGFNEKIGEIQKVAKQAFARLKGRWSCLQKRTEVKLQELPMVLGACCVLHNICEMSNEEMEPELQFELFDDEMIPENNLRSAKAVHARDQIAHNLLHHGLGGTGFL from the coding sequence ATGGAAATCAACTCTTTCACATTTCTTAATCCGGAAGATTATTATAATACCGGCAGCTCCTGGTTCCAAGAGCTTGACAACGGATTCAACAAGAAGCGTAAAAAGGAAGACGAATCGGGGGACGGGGGTGGCAATGGGTTCTTCCAGGAAGGAGAGCTGAACAAGAAGGGATATGGAGATATCCTTGCCTCGTTATTGTTATTAGAAGAAGAAGCAAAGCAGGAGCAAGATCAGTGGACAACTGAATCCCAACAAGACAAGGCTTTGTTTGAATTCAATCACAAGAGAAAAGTTCAAGCAATGAATGAGTATTACAATCAGCTTCAACAGCATTACTCTGAGGCTGATCATTTGGATGGTTTAACTGCAAAACGAGCTAGGAAATCAGCTTCTGCCATGGCAGCTACCGTTGCTGCAACATCAACAGCAGCAGGGAATGACAATGTCAATGTGAGCAATGAAACGGGAAGCGGGTCGGGTCAGCAAAGGAGGTTATGGGTGAAGGATCGATCGAAGGACTGGTGGGACCGTTGTAACCATCCGGATTTTCCAGAGGAAGAGTTCCGGAAGGCGTTTCGGATGAGTAAAGCCACGTTTGAAATGATATGCCAGGAGTTGGAACCGGCGGTGACGAAAAAGAACACCATGTTGAGGGATGCGATCCCGGTCCGACAGCGAGTGGCTGTCTGTATCTGGAGGTTGGCTACAGGGGAGCCGCTTAGGCTGGTTTCGAAACGATTCGGGTTGGGAATTTCAACCTGTCACAAGCTGGTACTGGAGGTATGTTCAGCTATAAAATCTGTCATGATGCCCAAGCATATTCAATGGCCTGATGAcaggaaaatgaaagaaatcaagcaagaaTTCGAGTCGACATCAGGGATTCCTAACATAGGTGGTTCAATATACACAACTCATGTGCCAATTATAGCACCCAAGGTCAACGTGGCAGCCTATTTTAACAGAAGGCACACagaaagaaaccaaaaaactTCTTACTCGATTACAGTCCAAGGTGTAGTCGATCAGAAAGGGATTTTCACTGATGTTTGTATCGGATGGCCTGGTTCAATGCCTGATGATAAGGTGCTGGAGAATTCTGCTTTATACCAGAGGGCTAACAAGGGGGTTTTGAAGGATGTTTGGATCGTTGGGAATTCTGGGTACCCTTTGATGGACTGGGTTCTGGTTCCTTACACGCATCAGAATCTGACGTGGGCTCAGCACGGTTTCAATGAAAAGATTGGTGAGATTCAAAAAGTTGCTAAGCAGGCGTTTGCGAGGTTGAAAGGGAGGTGGTCTTGCTTACAAAAGAGAACCGAGGTGAAGCTCCAAGAATTGCCTATGGTTCTTGGGGCTTGCTGTGTTTTGCACAATATTTGCGAGATGAGCAATGAGGAGATGGAGCCTGAACTACAGTTCGAGCTTTTTGATGATGAGATGATACCTGAAAATAATTTGAGGTCTGCGAAGGCTGTGCATGCCCGGGATCAAATTGCTCACAATCTGTTACACCATGGCCTTGGAGGCACTGGTTTTCTATAG